Proteins encoded within one genomic window of Cryptosporangium minutisporangium:
- a CDS encoding purine-cytosine permease family protein, translating to MSDTALSVETNGINQIAEEERKGRPRDLFWPWFAANVSVLGVSYGSYVLGFGLALWQATLVAIIGVATSFLFVGIIAIAGKRGSAPTMTLTRAAFGVRGSRLPSLISWLLTVGWETSLVVVAVLASATISDRLGWGGGTATKVVALVVVVALVAVGGTLGFNLIMRAQKWITCIAGVLTVAYLGFAADEIDFGKVADLPGGSAPAVLGALVFTMTGFGLGWVNAAADYSRYLPRSASTGGVVWWTAFGSSLGPVILLLFGILLAGSSDDLNSAIGADPIGALTTILPTWFLVPFAVATILGLVAGAIMDVYSSGLALLNVGVRVPRWVAVCIDSTLMLIGAVYVVFFANDFLGPFQGFLITLGVPIAAWCGIFIADILLRKSDYAEAELFTPTGRYGDIRWVSVGLVVVGSVVGWGLVTNTLASWLDWQGYFLGPLGGKTGDWAFANLGVLVSLVIGFVGYLLLGRGAVRAQEAHPAVSGSLVNSELSSTGD from the coding sequence ATGAGCGACACGGCGTTGAGCGTCGAGACCAACGGCATCAATCAGATCGCCGAAGAGGAACGGAAGGGCCGACCGCGGGATCTGTTCTGGCCGTGGTTCGCGGCCAACGTCTCGGTGCTCGGCGTCAGCTACGGCTCCTACGTTCTCGGGTTCGGCCTCGCCCTCTGGCAGGCGACGCTCGTCGCGATCATCGGCGTGGCGACCTCGTTCCTGTTCGTCGGCATCATCGCGATCGCCGGTAAGCGCGGCTCGGCTCCGACGATGACGCTGACCCGGGCCGCGTTCGGCGTCCGCGGGAGCCGGTTGCCGTCGCTGATCTCGTGGCTGCTGACCGTCGGCTGGGAGACCTCGCTCGTCGTCGTCGCCGTGCTCGCCTCCGCCACGATCTCCGACCGGCTCGGCTGGGGCGGTGGTACCGCGACGAAGGTCGTGGCACTGGTCGTCGTCGTCGCGCTGGTCGCGGTCGGCGGAACGCTCGGTTTCAACCTGATCATGCGCGCGCAGAAGTGGATCACCTGCATCGCGGGCGTCTTGACCGTTGCCTATCTGGGCTTCGCGGCGGACGAGATCGACTTCGGCAAGGTCGCTGATCTGCCGGGTGGCTCGGCGCCCGCCGTGCTCGGCGCACTGGTTTTCACGATGACCGGCTTCGGTCTCGGCTGGGTCAACGCGGCCGCCGACTACTCCCGGTACCTGCCGCGCTCGGCGTCGACCGGTGGCGTGGTGTGGTGGACGGCGTTCGGCTCGTCGCTAGGCCCGGTGATCCTGCTGTTGTTCGGCATCCTGCTCGCGGGCTCTTCGGACGACCTCAACTCCGCGATCGGCGCCGACCCGATCGGGGCGCTCACCACGATCTTGCCGACGTGGTTCCTGGTGCCGTTCGCGGTCGCGACGATCCTCGGCCTGGTCGCCGGCGCGATCATGGACGTCTACTCGTCGGGTCTCGCGCTGCTCAACGTCGGGGTGCGAGTGCCGCGCTGGGTGGCGGTCTGCATCGACTCGACGCTGATGTTGATCGGCGCCGTCTACGTGGTGTTCTTCGCCAACGACTTCCTCGGGCCGTTCCAGGGATTCCTGATCACGCTGGGGGTTCCGATCGCCGCCTGGTGCGGCATCTTCATCGCCGACATCCTGCTGCGGAAGTCCGACTACGCCGAGGCCGAGCTGTTCACGCCGACGGGCCGGTACGGCGATATTCGCTGGGTCTCGGTCGGGCTGGTGGTGGTCGGTTCGGTCGTCGGCTGGGGGCTGGTGACGAACACGCTGGCGTCCTGGCTCGACTGGCAGGGGTACTTCCTCGGGCCGCTCGGCGGGAAGACCGGCGACTGGGCGTTCGCCAACCTCGGCGTGCTCGTCTCGCTGGTGATCGGTTTCGTGGGATACCTGCTGCTGGGCCGGGGTGCGGTGCGCGCGCAGGAAGCCCACCCGGCTGTGTCAGGCTCGCTGGTGAACAGTGAACTCTCGTCGACCGGCGACTGA
- a CDS encoding phosphotransferase family protein — protein sequence MSATPGVEIESLEAFLRAELPGLLSGPLRAELVAGGRSNLTYLVSDGVGRWVLRRPPLGHVLETAHDMGREHRLLSALHPTDVPVPRPLVLGGADVIGAPFYVMEFVDGAVLRSVDDLAGFDEGGAEALAYGLIDVLARLHRLDPASVGLGDLGRPAGYLERQLRRWARQLDASRSRELPELDRLHERLAARLPERQGAGIVHGDYRLDNTVVDARTGTVRAVLDWEMATLGDPLTDLASMVMWWDGIRGLDSPVAAVPGDLPAFPGGDHLVAEYGRLTGADLDELPWYLGFAHYKMAAIFEGIHYRSLQGMTVGEGFDRLGPMVPSLVERGHAALSDVNA from the coding sequence ATGAGTGCCACGCCGGGCGTGGAGATCGAGTCGCTGGAGGCGTTTCTGCGCGCCGAGCTGCCCGGGCTGCTCTCCGGGCCGCTGCGGGCCGAGCTGGTCGCCGGCGGGCGATCGAACCTCACCTACCTGGTGAGCGACGGCGTCGGACGGTGGGTGCTGCGACGGCCACCGCTGGGGCACGTCCTGGAGACCGCGCACGACATGGGCCGGGAGCACCGGTTGCTGTCCGCACTGCATCCGACCGACGTCCCGGTGCCGCGCCCGCTGGTGCTCGGGGGTGCGGACGTGATCGGCGCGCCGTTCTACGTCATGGAGTTCGTGGACGGCGCGGTGCTGCGGAGCGTCGATGACCTCGCCGGGTTCGACGAAGGCGGTGCGGAAGCACTCGCCTACGGGCTGATCGACGTCCTCGCCCGGCTGCACCGGCTCGACCCGGCCTCGGTGGGGCTCGGCGATCTGGGCAGGCCCGCGGGGTATCTGGAGCGCCAGCTCCGCCGCTGGGCTCGTCAGCTCGACGCCTCCCGCAGCCGCGAACTGCCGGAGCTCGACCGGCTGCACGAGCGGCTCGCCGCGCGGTTGCCGGAGCGCCAGGGCGCGGGCATCGTCCACGGCGACTACCGGCTCGACAACACGGTGGTCGACGCTCGGACCGGGACCGTCCGTGCGGTGCTCGACTGGGAGATGGCGACGTTGGGCGACCCGCTCACCGACCTGGCCTCGATGGTCATGTGGTGGGACGGGATACGAGGGCTGGACAGTCCGGTGGCGGCGGTACCCGGTGACCTCCCGGCGTTCCCCGGCGGTGACCACCTGGTGGCGGAGTACGGCCGCCTCACCGGCGCCGACCTGGACGAGCTGCCCTGGTATCTCGGGTTCGCGCACTACAAGATGGCGGCGATCTTCGAGGGCATCCACTATCGGTCGCTGCAGGGGATGACGGTGGGTGAGGGCTTCGACCGGCTCGGTCCGATGGTGCCGTCGCTGGTGGAGCGCGGCCACGCGGCGTTGTCCGACGTCAACGCCTGA
- a CDS encoding helix-turn-helix domain-containing protein, whose product MKPIPPPPVPAASRVPPPAATRATAGATGRTVTADRGRLGARLRTARRAAGLTLRATADALGVSVGTWSAVENGRTRITPDRVAAAARLFGAEVDSLTEPAATPEPTVGTWRDFPPLDLPPPLAGALSAFVELGYHGATIRDIAQRARLSVPGLYHHWPTKQHLLVALLDRTMEELLTRAEAARAEGDGPVERFGLLVECLALFHTHRRELGFIGASEMRSLDEPDRSRIAALRVDVQRMVDVEVREAKRRGLFGTPLPHEASRAVVTMCTALPTWWSPTGPTPPATVAQQYVQFALDLVRSAR is encoded by the coding sequence TTGAAACCCATCCCCCCGCCACCGGTGCCCGCCGCGTCCCGGGTTCCGCCACCCGCGGCGACCCGCGCTACCGCGGGCGCGACCGGTCGCACGGTGACGGCCGACCGCGGGCGGCTGGGCGCCCGGCTGCGTACGGCGCGACGCGCTGCCGGGTTGACGCTACGCGCCACCGCCGACGCGCTCGGCGTCAGCGTCGGCACCTGGAGCGCGGTGGAGAACGGCCGCACCCGGATCACCCCCGACCGCGTCGCCGCGGCGGCCCGCCTGTTCGGCGCGGAGGTCGACAGCCTGACCGAACCGGCCGCCACACCCGAACCGACGGTGGGGACCTGGCGCGACTTCCCGCCGCTCGACCTCCCCCCGCCGCTGGCCGGAGCCCTCAGCGCGTTCGTCGAGCTCGGCTACCACGGTGCGACGATCCGCGACATCGCGCAGCGTGCCCGCCTGTCGGTACCGGGCCTGTACCACCACTGGCCGACCAAGCAGCACCTGCTGGTCGCACTCCTCGACCGCACGATGGAGGAGTTGCTCACCCGCGCCGAAGCCGCCCGCGCCGAGGGCGACGGTCCGGTCGAGCGTTTCGGACTGCTGGTCGAGTGCCTCGCGCTGTTCCACACCCATCGACGGGAGTTGGGCTTCATCGGGGCCAGCGAAATGCGCAGCCTGGACGAGCCCGATCGCAGCCGGATCGCCGCGCTGCGCGTCGACGTCCAGCGCATGGTCGACGTCGAAGTCCGAGAGGCCAAGCGCCGTGGGCTGTTCGGCACGCCGCTGCCCCACGAGGCGTCCCGGGCGGTCGTGACGATGTGCACCGCCCTGCCGACGTGGTGGTCGCCGACCGGCCCGACTCCGCCGGCGACGGTCGCCCAGCAGTACGTCCAGTTCGCGCTCGACCTGGTTCGCTCCGCGCGTTGA
- a CDS encoding acyl-CoA dehydrogenase family protein yields MTLPAPSARAVELRERMVEFLREHVLPAEIRYVEHRRGAGPDDHVVPPVVEELKETAKKLGLWNLFLPAESGLTQLEYAPIAELSGWCHDLAPEAINCQAPDTGNMELLHLLGTDEQKERWLRPLLDGRIRSAFAMTEPDVASSDATNISTRIVRDGDEYVVNGRKWWTSGAADPRCAFFILMGKTDPDAPTHRQQTMVLVPRDTPGVTVARDHSVLGHWDQHGHPEVEFADVRVPVTNVIGEEGGGFAAAQARLGPGRIHHCMRALGAAERALALMVARAQSRAAFGGRLADQGVVQQQIAESRLEIEQARAICHLACATIDESGNKAARNLVAMAKVAVPRAATSVIDRAIQVHGGAGIGDTTPLAWMYAWHRAMRLFDGPDEVHLRSIARAELRAEPVVPPAWSV; encoded by the coding sequence ATGACTTTGCCTGCGCCGTCGGCCCGCGCAGTGGAACTCCGCGAACGGATGGTCGAGTTCCTCCGTGAACACGTACTCCCCGCCGAAATCCGGTACGTGGAGCATCGCCGCGGCGCCGGGCCCGACGATCACGTCGTGCCACCGGTCGTCGAGGAACTGAAAGAGACGGCGAAGAAACTCGGGCTCTGGAATCTCTTCCTACCGGCCGAGTCCGGGCTGACCCAGCTCGAGTACGCACCGATCGCCGAGCTGTCCGGCTGGTGTCACGACCTGGCGCCGGAGGCGATCAACTGCCAGGCGCCCGACACCGGCAACATGGAGCTGCTGCACCTGCTCGGCACCGACGAGCAGAAGGAGCGGTGGCTCCGGCCGCTGCTCGACGGGCGGATCCGGTCGGCATTCGCGATGACCGAACCCGACGTCGCCAGCAGCGACGCCACCAACATCAGCACCCGCATCGTCCGGGACGGCGACGAGTACGTCGTCAACGGTCGCAAGTGGTGGACCAGCGGCGCCGCCGACCCCCGATGTGCGTTCTTCATCCTGATGGGCAAGACCGATCCGGACGCCCCCACCCACCGTCAGCAGACGATGGTCCTGGTGCCGCGGGACACGCCGGGCGTCACCGTGGCCCGCGATCACAGCGTCCTCGGGCACTGGGACCAGCACGGTCACCCCGAAGTCGAGTTCGCCGACGTCCGAGTGCCGGTGACCAACGTGATCGGCGAGGAGGGCGGCGGATTTGCGGCCGCCCAGGCCCGGCTCGGGCCGGGCCGGATCCACCACTGCATGCGGGCGCTCGGAGCGGCCGAGCGAGCACTGGCCCTGATGGTCGCCCGCGCGCAGTCCCGTGCCGCATTCGGTGGACGCCTCGCTGACCAGGGCGTCGTCCAGCAACAGATCGCCGAGTCACGGCTGGAGATCGAACAGGCGCGCGCGATCTGTCATCTGGCCTGCGCGACGATCGACGAGTCCGGCAACAAGGCCGCGCGGAACCTCGTCGCGATGGCGAAGGTCGCCGTACCGCGGGCCGCCACCAGCGTGATCGACCGGGCGATCCAGGTGCACGGCGGCGCCGGCATCGGTGACACCACGCCGCTGGCCTGGATGTACGCCTGGCACCGCGCGATGCGCCTGTTCGACGGCCCGGACGAGGTGCACCTGCGTTCAATCGCCCGCGCCGAACTGCGCGCCGAGCCCGTGGTCCCGCCGGCCTGGAGCGTCTGA
- a CDS encoding response regulator transcription factor, whose amino-acid sequence MRILVVEDEPLLADAVATWLRGDAHAVDVAHDGGAALERIGVHDYDVVVLDRDLPVVHGDDVCRTTAAEHPDVRILLLTAAAEIDDRVTGLTLGADDYLPKPFAFPELAARVTALGRRARPAAPPILQRAGIRLDPHRREVYRDGRYVPLSRKEFAVLAELLRAEGTAVSAEQLLEKAWDENADPFTNAVRLTILKLRRKLGDPPVVLTDTGVGYRIP is encoded by the coding sequence ATGCGGATCCTGGTGGTGGAGGACGAGCCGCTCCTGGCCGACGCGGTGGCGACCTGGCTCCGTGGCGACGCACACGCCGTCGACGTCGCGCACGACGGCGGCGCCGCACTCGAGCGCATCGGCGTGCACGACTACGACGTCGTCGTGTTGGATCGCGACCTGCCGGTCGTCCACGGGGACGACGTCTGCCGTACGACGGCGGCCGAGCACCCGGACGTCCGCATTCTGTTGTTGACCGCGGCGGCGGAGATCGACGACCGGGTCACCGGTCTCACGCTCGGGGCCGACGACTACCTCCCCAAGCCGTTCGCGTTCCCCGAGCTCGCGGCGCGGGTGACCGCACTCGGGCGACGGGCGCGTCCGGCCGCGCCCCCGATCCTGCAGCGGGCGGGGATTCGACTCGATCCGCACCGTCGCGAGGTGTACCGCGACGGCCGGTACGTCCCCCTGTCGCGGAAGGAGTTCGCGGTGCTCGCCGAGTTACTCCGAGCCGAGGGCACCGCGGTCTCGGCCGAGCAATTGTTGGAGAAGGCGTGGGACGAGAACGCCGATCCGTTCACGAACGCCGTCCGGCTGACGATCCTCAAGCTGCGCCGCAAGCTCGGCGATCCGCCGGTGGTGCTGACCGACACCGGCGTCGGGTACCGGATCCCATGA
- a CDS encoding HAMP domain-containing sensor histidine kinase yields MNRLTLRLRLALVYGGLFMLSGVVLLAVTYVLIAQRLPAAGDGGPLVKAGVPGKGESVITDVRQDAQHEALTALLTQGGIALALVGVVATAFGWLIAGRMLQPLHRVTETARRIADAPIADRILHERIALDGPRDEVKELADTFDVMLERLDHAFDGERRFIANASHELRTPLTVNRALLEVALHRSEPVPEVRHLAETLLAVNGRHERLIDGLLLLARSERDVGERAYLDLADLADHVANAVQPGSVTVLTKLAEAPTLGNPVLLDRLVQNLVENGVRYNLPSGGCVEILTGVAGGSAVLEVRNTGPVVPRYEVPGLFQPFRRLSERVAGGSGAGLGLSIVQAVAKAHGGSVSATPGLEGGLVVTVVLPLAA; encoded by the coding sequence ATGAACAGGCTGACGCTGCGGCTCCGGCTCGCGCTGGTGTACGGCGGGCTGTTCATGCTCTCCGGCGTGGTGTTGCTGGCCGTCACGTACGTGCTGATCGCGCAGCGCCTGCCGGCCGCCGGGGACGGGGGCCCGCTGGTGAAGGCAGGCGTGCCGGGCAAGGGCGAGTCGGTGATCACCGACGTCCGACAGGATGCGCAGCACGAGGCACTCACCGCTCTGCTCACCCAGGGCGGGATCGCGCTCGCCCTCGTCGGTGTCGTGGCAACGGCGTTCGGCTGGCTGATCGCAGGCCGGATGCTCCAGCCGCTGCACCGCGTCACCGAAACCGCCCGCCGGATCGCGGACGCGCCGATCGCCGATCGCATCCTGCACGAGCGCATCGCACTGGATGGTCCGCGCGACGAGGTCAAAGAGCTGGCCGACACGTTCGACGTCATGCTCGAGCGGCTCGACCATGCTTTCGACGGCGAGCGACGCTTCATCGCGAACGCGTCCCACGAGCTACGGACGCCGCTGACCGTCAACCGCGCCTTGTTGGAGGTAGCGCTACACCGTTCGGAGCCGGTGCCCGAGGTGCGCCACCTGGCCGAGACACTGCTGGCCGTCAACGGGCGCCATGAACGGCTGATCGATGGGTTGCTACTGCTCGCGCGGTCCGAGCGGGACGTCGGCGAACGGGCCTATCTCGACCTGGCCGACCTGGCCGACCACGTCGCGAACGCGGTGCAGCCGGGGTCGGTGACCGTGCTGACGAAGCTGGCCGAGGCGCCGACGCTCGGCAATCCGGTGTTGCTGGATCGGCTCGTGCAGAACCTGGTGGAGAACGGGGTGCGGTACAACCTGCCGTCCGGCGGGTGCGTCGAGATCCTGACCGGTGTGGCCGGTGGGTCGGCGGTGCTGGAGGTGCGCAACACCGGGCCGGTGGTGCCGCGCTACGAGGTGCCTGGGTTGTTCCAGCCTTTTCGGCGGTTGTCGGAGCGGGTGGCCGGCGGGTCCGGCGCGGGACTGGGTTTGTCGATCGTGCAGGCGGTCGCGAAGGCGCACGGCGGGTCGGTTTCAGCGACGCCGGGCCTAGAGGGCGGCCTCGTCGTTACGGTGGTGCTGCCCTTGGCGGCGTAG